In a single window of the Coffea eugenioides isolate CCC68of chromosome 3, Ceug_1.0, whole genome shotgun sequence genome:
- the LOC113765333 gene encoding uncharacterized protein LOC113765333, whose translation MAEPTPVSTLAIQICNQISSVFNQPISGPTALDVIVEEVAATAKGNGQIFVYGVGREGLMLKALCMRLFHLGLSAHCVFDMTTPPIASPDLLIASAGPGGFSTVDAICEVARSNGARVVLLTAQPESKSSCVKHASVVAHIPAQTMADDQVAADPKSKPLLPMGSLYEGAMFVLFEMVVFKLAEVLGQSSEVIRARHTNLE comes from the coding sequence ATGGCAGAGCCCACACCAGTGTCAACTCTAGCCATTCAAATATGCAATCAGATTAGCTCTGTTTTCAACCAACCCATCTCCGGACCCACCGCCCTGGATGTGATTGTGGAAGAAGTGGCGGCGACAGCCAAGGGCAACGGCCAAATCTTCGTCTACGGTGTAGGACGAGAAGGTTTAATGCTGAAGGCTTTGTGCATGAGGCTCTTCCATCTGGGTCTCTCCGCCCACTGCGTCTTCGACATGACCACCCCGCCAATCGCTTCTCCTGACCTCTTGATTGCTTCGGCCGGACCGGGGGGTTTCTCCACCGTCGATGCAATTTGCGAGGTAGCAAGATCCAACGGGGCAAGAGTAGTGTTGCTGACCGCTCAGCCTGAGTCAAAATCTTCTTGTGTCAAGCATGCGAGCGTGGTTGCTCATATCCCAGCTCAGACTATGGCGGATGATCAGGTTGCTGCTGATCCCAAATCTAAGCCATTGCTTCCAATGGGAAGCCTGTATGAAGGGGCCATGTTTGTGCTATTTGAGATGGTAGTCTTCAAATTGGCTGAGGTTTTGGGTCAGAGTTCAGAGGTCATTCGTGCTCGCCATACTAATCTTGAGTAG
- the LOC113766688 gene encoding putative disease resistance protein RGA3, with translation MAETLIVLFSGILSKIPPISDDRRLGLHKELEKMATMLLKLQAVLFDLQSSDGYHSRQTELWLKMLQQILSDAETLLDEIAYEVLRRKLGIRNWGDKVSGFVASISAPVFFSIIEYLRQQSEIHDSDNKVLSFFPLSYRGKMARKIKTIILSLEVAYEEFSGIRATRVDLMSRPTQLEETRSMVSFLGDQTIVGREHDISVLTRMLTDYSVGDLEVISIVGMGGVGKTTLARLVYDDPWVASCFDKRMWVHVSDKFEVNRILNDILQCLGEARVETTSIESIVWRLREIIHRMQCFLVLDDVWNESEEKLYELKNCLLYASGERIKILITTRSHRVAAIMRTSHVCPYVLQPLPEDLSWELFEKIAFRPGSAGKYPEWVDIGRRIVNKCWGLPLAITKIAGWMYPQKDQSEWSRIEESEIWNFRSAGHPYGNGNWYKNRVLSVLLLSYDNLPSPWLKKCFACCSIFPKDTLIEKEKLKQIWIALGLVSSPNEKNLTLEDIGSSYINILLQSSLLQDTREDDYDNITHCGMHNIVHDLSLYVSHNFSSVVDGLESNSTADTSINDDAKAVHLSFNNSATWKMCKIPDRRLNNLRTFCVVGGCVDLEDVFTNFTGLRVLIVEDQAVKNLPKTVDRLKHLRYLDISRTRIRFLPQSFTKLYNLQTLRVFDLVMLPEGFGKLINLRHFYIQQYRRSPLQNLLLPRIGHLPNLQTLPFFSVSQEKGCQIEELEYLDNLGGKLTIYGLENVNSYESALKANLSRKFRVQSLELYWEGPNENSNDKDVLEGLKPPSNLRSLKIVGFQGSRFPQWMVGQNLLSLHNLVQLQLEHLDELEELPPTKRFPNLEKLRLHWLPKLESVPEDTSNLTCLRRLEISCCHSLTSLPNLNSLTTLQALEMIGCPNLTHLWEDSTWQEGILSLENLCISNCPNLEAIPAIQKLQSLRKLQIESCESLNLSLTNVGKFRSLEFLDIYSDPAAWPQDISELISLTTLHLGGFSENIDYFPWPDTFSGSVDGIKEHCASLRSLQLYGWPMIKSLPEQMQYLSRLTNLTIIRFDGLEALPEWLGKLQSLQTLELFACKNLKYLPSTAMECLADLHTLRINRCPLLKERCTRGTGEEWPKIAHIPNIYL, from the coding sequence ATGGCTGAAACTTTGATCGTGCTTTTTTCTGGAATCTTGAGCAAGATACCTCCGATATCTGACGATCGGAGACTGGGATTACACAAAGAACTTGAAAAAATGGCAACTATGCTACTTAAGTTGCAAGCTGTTCTCTTTGATCTTCAAAGCAGCGATGGATATCACAGCAGACAAACTGAGCTTTGGCTGAAAATGCTCCAACAGATACTATCCGACGCTGAGACCTTGTTGGACGAGATTGCATATGAAGTTCTTCGCCGAAAGCTTGGGATCAGAAATTGGGGCGACAAGGTAAGCGGCTTTGTTGCTTCCATTTCTGCACCTGTTTTTTTCTCGATAATTGAATATCTTCGCCAACAGAGTGAGATCCACGATTCGGATAATAAGGTGCTCAGCTTCTTTCCCTTGTCATATCGTGGAAAGATGGCTCGTAAGATAAAAACTATTATATTATCTTTAGAGGTTGCATATGAAGAATTCTCAGGTATCCGGGCTACTAGAGTGGATTTGATGAGCAGGCCTACTCAGCTGGAAGAAACACGCTCCATGGTTTCCTTTCTGGGTGACCAAACAATTGTAGGTAGGGAGCATGATATCTCTGTGCTGACACGCATGTTGACGGACTACTCTGTAGGCGACTTAGAGGTCATTAGTATAGTGGGAATGGGTGGTGTTGGTAAGACGACCCTTGCTCGGCTAGTGTACGATGATCCCTGGGTAGCTTCTTGCTTTGACAAGAGAATGTGGGTACACGTATCTGATAAATTTGAAGTGAACAGAATCTTGAATGACATACTGCAGTGTCTAGGGGAAGCCCGCGTTGAGACCACTAGTATAGAGTCAATAGTGTGGAGGCTTCGAGAAATCATTCACAGGATGCAATGTTTCCTTGTGCTCGATGATGTCTGGAACGAGAGTGAAGAAAAACTGTATGAATTGAAGAATTGTTTGCTATATGCGTCTGGTGAAAGGATCAAGATACTGATAACTACACGCAGTCATAGAGTTGCTGCAATTATGCGAACATCTCATGTTTGTCCCTACGTGCTACAGCCTCTCCCAGAGGACCTCAGCTGGGAGTTGTTTGAGAAAATAGCATTTAGACCTGGGAGTGCAGGAAAGTATCCAGAATGGGTAGACATTGGTCGAAGGATAGTGAACAAGTGTTGGGGTCTTCCATTAGCTATAACAAAAATAGCCGGTTGGATGTATCCCCAGAAAGATCAATCTGAGTGGTCCAGGATTGAAGAAAGTGAAATTTGGAATTTTCGATCTGCAGGTCATCCGTATGGGAATGGTAATTGGTATAAAAATCGAGTCCTTTCTGTATTGCTGCTCAGTTATGATAATTTACCATCGCCATGGTTGAAAAAATGTTTTGCATGCTGTTCCATTTTTCCCAAGGACACCCTCATAGAAAAGGAGAAGCTGAAACAAATTTGGATAGCACTAGGACTCGTTAGTTCTCCTAACGAAAAAAATTTGACATTGGAGGACATTGGCAGCAGCTATATCAATATATTGCTACAGAGTTCTCTGTTGCAAGATACTCGAGAGGATGACTATGATAATATCACACATTGTGGGATGCACAATATTGTGCATGACCTTTCGTTATATGTGTCACATAATTTTTCCTCTGTTGTCGATGGGCTCGAAAGTAATTCTACAGCGGACACGAGTATAAATGATGATGCTAAGGCTGTACATTTGTCATTTAATAATTCAGCTACATGGAAGATGTGCAAGATTCCTGATCGACGTCTCAACAATTTGCGAACATTTTGTGTTGTAGGGGGCTGTGTAGACCTTGAAGATGTCTTCACAAACTTCACAGGTCTTCGGGTCTTGATAGTTGAAGACCAGGCTGTCAAGAACTTACCGAAGACTGTTGATAGATTGAAACATCTAAGGTATCTTGACATCTCAAGAACCAGAATCAGATTTCTGCCGCAGTCCTTTACAAAGCTCTACAATTTGCAGACATTAAGGGTCTTTGATCTGGTAATGCTTCCAGAGGGGTTCGGCAAACTCATTAACTTGAGGCACTTTTACATTCAGCAATATCGTCGTAGTCCTCTGCAGAATCTTTTGCTTCCAAGGATAGGGCATTTGCCTAATCTTCAAACATTGCCTTTCTTTTCTGTGAGCCAAGAAAAGGGATGTCAAATTGAAGAGTTGGAATACTTGGACAATCTTGGAGGTAAATTAACAATCTATGGCCTTGAAAACGTGAACAGCTATGAATCTGCTTTGAAGGCAAATTTGTCAAGGAAGTTTCGAGTCCAAAGTTTGGAACTCTACTGGGAAGGTCCAAACGAGAATAGCAATGATAAAGATGTGCTCGAGGGTCTCAAACCTCCTAGCAATTTGAGAAGTCTAAAGATTGTTGGTTTCCAAGGGTCAAGATTCCCTCAGTGGATGGTTGGACAAAATCTACTGTCATTGCATAATCTAGTGCAGCTTCAATTGGAGCATTTGGATGAGCTTGAAGAACTCCCTCCAACCAAGAGGTTCCCTAATCTAGAGAAACTGCGTCTGCATTGGCTTCCAAAGTTGGAAAGTGTACCAGAGGATACGAGCAATCTTACCTGTCTTCGGAGATTGGAAATTTCTTGTTGCCATAGTTTGACAAGTTTACCAAATCTGAATAGCCTTACAACTCTTCAGGCACTGGAGATGATCGGATGCCCTAATTTGACCCATCTATGGGAGGATTCCACATGGCAAGAGGGCATTCTATCTCTTGAGAATCTATGCATAAGCAATTGCCCCAATCTTGAAGCTATTCCAGCCATTCAGAAACTCCAATCCCTGCGTAAACTGCAAATTGAAAGTTGCGAGTCGTTGAATTTATCGTTAACAAATGTTGGGAAATTTCGATCCCTCGAGTTCCTAGACATTTATTCCGACCCTGCCGCATGGCCACAGGACATCTCTGAATTGATAAGCCTCACGACCTTGCATCTTGGTGGCTTCTCCGAGAACATTGATTATTTTCCTTGGCCCGACACCTTCTCGGGGTCTGTTGATGGAATAAAAGAACATTGTGCCTCTTTAAGGTCCCTTCAATTGTACGGGTGGCCAATGATCAAATCTCTGCCTGAGCAAATGCAGTACCTCTCCAGGTTGACTAATTTAACAATAATCAGGTTTGATGGGTTGGAGGCTCTTCCAGAATGGCTGGGGAAATTACAATCTCTCCAAACGTTGGAGCTTTTTGCATGCAAGAACCTGAAGTACTTACCTTCAACAGCGATGGAATGTCTTGCAGATTTACACACTTTGAGAATCAATAGATGTCCCCTTTTGAAGGAGAGATGCACCAGAGGAACTGGCGAAGAGTGGCCCAAGATAGCCCATATTCCTAATATTTATCTCTAG